In Deinococcus sp. QL22, the following are encoded in one genomic region:
- the pdxT gene encoding pyridoxal 5'-phosphate synthase glutaminase subunit PdxT, whose amino-acid sequence MTQPTLGVLALQGAFREHRQRSETLGATVQEVRLPADLRGLSGLIIPGGESTTMARLMTDYALWQPVRDFYARGGAIWGTCAGAILLARDIQGAPPQFGVQDSLNLMDIQIRRNAFGRQVDSFTTPLTVTGLVQPFPAVFIRAPVIESVGEGVEILAEHSGQVVLARQGRLLASSFHPELTPDPRLHELFLSLVNATVLENA is encoded by the coding sequence ATGACTCAGCCCACACTCGGCGTCCTGGCCCTGCAAGGCGCATTCCGCGAACACCGCCAACGCTCAGAAACACTCGGCGCAACTGTCCAAGAAGTTCGCCTGCCCGCCGATTTGCGCGGTCTGTCCGGTCTGATCATTCCCGGCGGCGAAAGCACCACGATGGCCCGCCTGATGACCGATTACGCCCTCTGGCAACCCGTGCGCGACTTCTATGCACGCGGCGGGGCGATCTGGGGCACCTGTGCCGGAGCTATTTTGCTGGCCCGCGACATTCAGGGCGCACCGCCTCAATTTGGTGTGCAGGACAGCCTGAATCTGATGGATATTCAGATTCGCCGCAACGCTTTCGGACGACAGGTGGACTCCTTCACGACGCCGCTGACTGTCACGGGCCTGGTGCAACCCTTTCCAGCAGTGTTCATTCGCGCCCCCGTGATCGAAAGCGTGGGCGAGGGCGTGGAAATTCTGGCCGAGCATAGCGGTCAAGTCGTCCTGGCCCGCCAAGGCCGTCTGCTCGCCAGTTCATTTCACCCCGAATTGACGCCTGACCCCCGCCTACACGAGCTGTTCCTCAGCTTGGTCAACGCAACGGTATTGGAAAACGCCTGA
- a CDS encoding Gfo/Idh/MocA family protein, whose protein sequence is MTSVAILGCGNRGADVYARHLTALGASITHLVDSRPARLAEVAVRHGLGTGACFADADAFFALGRVADALVIATPDDMHVEPCLRALALGYDVLLEKPICLQEVELETLLAAEASSSGRVTVCHVLRATAFFRAVRAVLDSGRLGRLVGIQHAENVAYWHYAHSFVRGNWRSSPPAAPFILAKSGHDLDLLRWFAGAPPVRVSSEGGLHHFRPEEAPVGASDRCVTCPVVACPYDARVIYGGRDPVVWPVTVLTAGGVTLADALAHGPYGRCVYSGGNNVADHQAMTVTFANGVIAQLTVSALTHNNTRTLKLLGTHGELRGQMERGELERHDFRTGEVERWTVDAAGNHGGGDVGLVAAWLAFLRGQSAPPTPLAESLDSHRMAFAAERARLAGTVERV, encoded by the coding sequence GTGACTTCGGTGGCTATCCTCGGCTGCGGCAACCGGGGCGCGGATGTGTACGCCCGGCATCTGACCGCGCTGGGCGCAAGCATTACGCATTTGGTCGACTCCCGACCTGCACGCCTGGCCGAAGTCGCGGTGCGGCATGGGCTGGGCACAGGCGCCTGTTTTGCCGATGCCGATGCGTTTTTTGCACTGGGCCGGGTAGCCGATGCGCTGGTGATCGCCACGCCTGACGACATGCATGTGGAGCCATGTTTGCGGGCGTTGGCGCTGGGCTACGACGTACTTTTGGAAAAGCCCATCTGCCTGCAGGAAGTCGAATTAGAAACGTTGCTGGCGGCAGAAGCGTCGTCTTCTGGACGGGTCACGGTGTGCCATGTGTTGCGGGCCACTGCCTTTTTTAGGGCAGTGCGGGCGGTGTTGGATTCCGGTAGATTGGGGCGATTGGTGGGTATTCAGCATGCCGAGAATGTGGCGTATTGGCATTACGCGCATTCGTTTGTGCGGGGCAATTGGCGCTCCAGCCCGCCTGCCGCGCCGTTTATCCTCGCCAAAAGCGGGCATGATCTGGACTTGCTGCGCTGGTTTGCGGGTGCGCCGCCTGTGCGGGTGTCCAGTGAGGGTGGCCTGCATCATTTCCGGCCTGAAGAAGCTCCGGTCGGGGCCTCAGATCGCTGCGTGACGTGCCCGGTGGTGGCCTGTCCATACGATGCCCGCGTGATTTACGGCGGGCGTGATCCGGTGGTGTGGCCCGTAACAGTCTTGACGGCGGGTGGAGTGACATTGGCTGATGCTTTGGCACACGGGCCGTATGGCCGCTGCGTGTATAGCGGCGGGAATAATGTGGCCGATCATCAGGCCATGACCGTTACGTTTGCCAACGGCGTCATCGCGCAACTCACCGTCAGCGCGTTGACGCACAACAACACGCGCACGCTGAAGCTCCTGGGCACGCACGGCGAACTGCGCGGGCAGATGGAGCGGGGGGAACTGGAGCGCCACGACTTCCGCACGGGTGAGGTGGAACGTTGGACGGTAGACGCCGCAGGCAATCACGGCGGCGGGGATGTGGGGCTGGTGGCCGCATGGTTGGCATTTTTGCGGGGCCAGTCTGCGCCCCCTACCCCACTGGCCGAGTCTCTGGATTCGCACCGGATGGCCTTTGCGGCAGAACGGGCGCGGTTGGCGGGGACAGTGGAACGGGTGTGA
- the rho gene encoding transcription termination factor Rho yields the protein MTDVQSQPALPFHELQQKILPELHLIAAEYGIENYRKLKKDALSLAIMERQADRDGQVLARGILEISADGYGFLQSDLLDPASRSVLVTAGVIKQFHLRTGDDVIGRARRPRENERYGSLIQVEAVNGLDPEAARRRPRFDDLTPTFPDIQLVLEEPGTDDGLSLRVVDLLVPIGRGQRALIVAPPKAGKTTLLKKIANSITRNYPDVTVMVLLVDERPEEVTDFRESVQGAQVIASTFDEPPQHHVRVAEFVHERARRIVEEGGHVVILLDSITRLARANNLVTPPTGRTLSGGLDSNALHWPKKFLGAARNIREGGSLTILATALVETGSRMDDVIFEEFKGTGNAELVLSRRLEERRIFPAMDILKSGTRREELLLQPEVLKKMWLMRKVISDMDPADAMEMLLGRMGKTRNNVEFLQALAGG from the coding sequence ATGACGGACGTTCAGTCGCAACCTGCCCTGCCGTTTCACGAGCTTCAGCAAAAGATTTTGCCCGAACTGCACCTGATTGCTGCCGAGTACGGCATTGAAAATTACCGCAAGCTTAAAAAAGACGCCCTGTCGCTGGCCATCATGGAGCGGCAGGCTGACCGTGACGGGCAGGTGCTGGCGCGCGGCATTCTGGAAATCAGCGCCGACGGTTACGGCTTCCTTCAGTCCGATCTGCTTGACCCCGCCTCGCGCTCCGTGCTGGTCACGGCAGGTGTCATCAAGCAGTTTCACCTGCGTACCGGAGACGATGTTATTGGCCGCGCCCGCAGGCCCCGTGAAAACGAGCGTTACGGCTCGCTGATTCAGGTGGAAGCCGTCAACGGCCTTGACCCCGAAGCCGCCCGCCGCCGCCCCCGTTTCGACGACCTCACGCCCACCTTCCCCGACATTCAACTGGTCTTGGAAGAACCCGGCACCGACGACGGCCTGAGCCTGCGCGTCGTGGATCTGCTGGTACCGATTGGCCGGGGTCAACGTGCCCTGATCGTCGCGCCGCCCAAAGCAGGCAAGACCACCCTGCTCAAAAAGATCGCCAACTCCATCACTCGCAACTATCCAGACGTCACCGTGATGGTCTTGCTGGTCGATGAGCGCCCCGAAGAAGTCACCGACTTCCGCGAAAGCGTGCAGGGCGCACAGGTGATCGCGTCCACCTTCGACGAGCCGCCGCAGCACCATGTCCGGGTGGCCGAATTCGTCCATGAACGCGCCCGCCGCATCGTCGAGGAAGGCGGCCACGTCGTCATCTTGCTCGATTCCATCACCCGCCTCGCCCGCGCCAACAACCTCGTGACGCCTCCCACCGGGCGTACCCTGTCGGGCGGCCTCGACTCCAACGCGCTGCACTGGCCCAAGAAATTCCTGGGCGCGGCGCGCAACATCCGCGAGGGCGGCAGCCTGACCATTCTGGCCACGGCCCTGGTCGAAACCGGTAGCCGCATGGACGACGTGATCTTCGAGGAATTCAAAGGCACAGGTAACGCTGAACTCGTTCTCTCGCGCCGCCTCGAAGAACGACGCATCTTTCCGGCCATGGACATCCTGAAATCGGGCACGCGCCGCGAGGAACTGCTGCTGCAACCCGAAGTCCTGAAAAAGATGTGGCTGATGCGCAAAGTCATCAGCGACATGGATCCCGCCGACGCGATGGAAATGCTGTTGGGGCGCATGGGCAAGACCCGCAACAACGTCGAATTCTTGCAGGCCCTGGCAGGCGGCTGA
- a CDS encoding alpha/beta fold hydrolase, translating into MLPRVRSLQFRHGLATLRYDAAGQGEPMVLIHGLSGSGRWWRRNVPVFSQSHRVFVLDLAGYGGARRQRSLGVREDAALIAAWLDNQNLTGVTLIGHSMGGHIALRVAQLRPQRVSHLVLACASGLLDGHPVRVALKLPRAVVTGRKSFVPRILLDAARAGLPNMWRSTLHLLGDNVLDVLPGLSVRTLVIWGARDALVPPKLGRALAAAIPGARYEEIAGAGHVVMVDAPRQFNSLVLNFLREGTTQ; encoded by the coding sequence ATGCTGCCCCGCGTGCGTTCTCTTCAGTTCCGACATGGTTTAGCCACCCTGCGCTACGACGCGGCAGGCCAGGGTGAACCGATGGTGCTGATTCACGGCCTCAGCGGTTCGGGTCGGTGGTGGCGGCGCAATGTCCCCGTGTTTTCGCAGTCCCACCGTGTCTTTGTCCTCGACCTCGCTGGATACGGCGGCGCACGGCGGCAGCGTTCCCTCGGCGTGCGCGAGGACGCGGCCCTGATTGCCGCGTGGCTGGACAACCAGAACCTGACAGGCGTGACCCTGATCGGCCACAGCATGGGCGGACACATCGCCCTGCGCGTGGCCCAACTGCGCCCACAGCGGGTCAGTCATCTGGTCTTGGCCTGTGCCAGCGGCCTGCTGGACGGTCATCCGGTGCGGGTGGCCCTCAAACTGCCGCGTGCCGTGGTGACCGGGCGCAAATCCTTCGTGCCGCGCATCTTGCTGGACGCCGCCCGCGCAGGCCTGCCCAACATGTGGCGCAGCACCCTGCACCTGCTCGGAGACAACGTGCTGGACGTGTTGCCCGGTCTGAGCGTCAGAACACTGGTGATCTGGGGCGCACGCGACGCACTCGTGCCCCCCAAGCTGGGCCGTGCCCTCGCCGCTGCCATTCCCGGCGCACGCTACGAGGAAATCGCGGGGGCAGGCCACGTGGTCATGGTGGATGCCCCCCGGCAATTCAACTCGCTGGTGCTGAACTTTTTGCGTGAAGGCACGACTCAGTGA
- a CDS encoding response regulator, with amino-acid sequence MTQPHEESAPLHLLVVDDEAQILELLDLTLTMSGFLVTTARSGPDALALAQSQAFDVIVLDILMTPWDGFETVRQLHAALGAALPPVVFLSGLNRAAQVPDLGDALIAAYLVKPFRPSQLVEVIGQVARAARDRQSD; translated from the coding sequence ATGACCCAGCCACACGAGGAAAGCGCACCCCTGCACCTGTTGGTCGTGGACGACGAGGCCCAGATTCTGGAATTGCTCGACCTCACCCTGACCATGAGCGGCTTCCTCGTGACCACCGCCCGCAGCGGCCCAGACGCCTTGGCCTTGGCCCAGTCGCAGGCGTTCGACGTGATCGTCCTCGATATCCTGATGACCCCCTGGGACGGTTTCGAAACCGTGCGCCAGTTGCACGCGGCCCTCGGCGCGGCCTTACCCCCGGTTGTCTTTTTGTCCGGCCTCAACCGCGCCGCGCAAGTCCCCGACCTCGGAGACGCCCTGATCGCCGCCTACCTTGTCAAGCCATTTCGCCCTTCTCAACTTGTCGAAGTGATCGGCCAGGTAGCCCGCGCCGCCCGAGACCGCCAGTCAGACTGA
- a CDS encoding dipeptide epimerase — translation MDGLSTQASWETLSWETLELHTAQPFGIARWTHSVYPRTFVSLTHEGVTGQGEAAPNAFYGETRGTVEAVLPLLAGALTDPWDWNGLHARLTALMPFHHPSAKCALEMAALEWCARRVGLSVWRLLGLSPAPIPESSYTVSLADLPDMRRQAREAAGRGHGILKVKLGTDRDQQIVEALREEAPDVALRVDANAAWTRPQAKRMLGVLDAARVELLEQPLVAGDLEGHAALRAVSHVPIVADESLHHVSDVPALAAAFDGVNLKLAKLGGPLQALHALRLARTHGLQVMMGCMIESSLGIAAAAQLAGACDWADLDGALLLADDPYIGLDWQAGTVQRPGGVGWGVERA, via the coding sequence GTGGACGGTTTGAGTACGCAGGCCAGTTGGGAGACACTCTCGTGGGAAACACTGGAACTCCACACTGCGCAGCCGTTCGGGATTGCCCGCTGGACGCATTCGGTATATCCGCGTACCTTCGTCAGCCTCACGCATGAAGGCGTGACCGGGCAGGGCGAGGCCGCGCCCAATGCCTTTTACGGCGAAACGCGGGGCACGGTGGAGGCGGTGCTGCCCTTGCTGGCCGGGGCCTTGACTGATCCATGGGACTGGAACGGCCTGCATGCCCGGCTCACGGCGTTGATGCCTTTTCACCATCCAAGCGCCAAATGTGCGTTGGAAATGGCCGCATTGGAATGGTGCGCCCGGCGGGTGGGACTCTCGGTCTGGCGGCTGCTGGGCCTCTCCCCCGCCCCCATTCCCGAAAGCAGCTACACCGTCAGCCTCGCCGACTTGCCTGATATGCGGCGACAGGCGCGGGAAGCGGCAGGGCGCGGGCACGGGATTCTCAAGGTCAAGCTGGGAACAGACCGGGATCAGCAGATCGTGGAGGCCCTGCGCGAGGAAGCGCCCGACGTGGCCCTGCGGGTGGATGCCAACGCCGCGTGGACGCGCCCGCAGGCGAAACGGATGCTGGGCGTGCTGGACGCGGCCCGCGTGGAACTTTTGGAGCAGCCCCTCGTAGCGGGTGATCTGGAAGGCCACGCCGCACTGCGGGCGGTTTCCCACGTGCCCATCGTGGCCGACGAGAGCTTGCACCATGTATCGGACGTGCCCGCGTTGGCGGCGGCCTTTGACGGCGTGAACCTGAAATTGGCAAAATTAGGCGGCCCGTTGCAAGCGTTACATGCGCTGAGACTGGCCCGCACGCACGGCCTACAGGTCATGATGGGCTGCATGATCGAAAGCTCACTGGGCATCGCGGCGGCGGCACAGTTGGCGGGCGCATGCGACTGGGCCGACCTGGACGGGGCCTTGCTGCTAGCTGATGATCCTTATATCGGGCTGGACTGGCAGGCCGGAACAGTGCAGAGGCCGGGCGGCGTGGGCTGGGGCGTGGAGCGGGCGTGA
- a CDS encoding dipeptidase has product MLIDGHLDLAFNAALGRDLTLPLADLRRSDPVAGETATVTFPEMQAAGLRVCFGTLFALPRTDHHPIQSPDGYTDHAGARRQALGQLEQYRRWEDDGHLRLLRTGAEVAAHVALEGAPPGVVLLMEGADPVRDVDDLAFWAAAGVRVIGPAWGRTRYAGGTEAPGPLTAAGRELVGAMASLGIALDASHLDDASFWDAAELHPRMIATHANSRSIVEGNRHLTDDMARAIAEKDGVIGLVYPSKFLQPGWQDSDPRAPLGRLADHAQHYAGLIGWERVALGTDLDGGFGQEKCPAGVDSYRDVPGSVDVLPAEVRRGVLGENWARWMTRYL; this is encoded by the coding sequence ATGCTGATCGACGGACATCTGGACTTGGCCTTCAATGCCGCGTTGGGACGAGACCTGACCTTACCGCTGGCGGACTTGCGGCGCAGCGACCCGGTGGCGGGCGAAACGGCCACCGTCACCTTCCCGGAAATGCAGGCGGCGGGCCTGCGCGTATGCTTTGGCACGCTGTTTGCCCTGCCGCGTACAGATCACCATCCTATCCAGAGTCCAGACGGGTACACCGACCATGCCGGGGCGCGGCGGCAGGCATTGGGGCAACTGGAGCAGTACCGGCGCTGGGAAGATGACGGGCACTTGCGGTTGCTGAGGACGGGAGCGGAGGTGGCGGCGCATGTGGCATTGGAGGGCGCGCCGCCCGGAGTGGTGCTGCTGATGGAAGGCGCTGACCCGGTACGGGATGTGGATGATCTGGCGTTCTGGGCGGCGGCGGGCGTGCGGGTCATTGGGCCAGCGTGGGGGCGCACCCGGTACGCAGGCGGCACAGAAGCGCCCGGCCCACTCACGGCGGCGGGGCGGGAACTGGTGGGAGCAATGGCGTCACTGGGGATCGCACTGGACGCCTCGCATCTGGACGATGCCAGTTTCTGGGACGCGGCAGAGTTGCATCCGAGGATGATTGCCACGCACGCCAACAGCCGCTCCATCGTGGAGGGCAATAGACATCTGACCGACGACATGGCGCGGGCCATTGCCGAAAAGGACGGCGTGATCGGACTGGTCTATCCTTCAAAGTTCTTGCAGCCCGGCTGGCAGGACAGCGATCCGCGTGCGCCGCTGGGCAGGTTGGCGGATCACGCTCAGCACTATGCGGGCCTGATCGGGTGGGAGCGGGTGGCCCTCGGCACTGATCTGGACGGCGGATTCGGGCAGGAGAAATGTCCGGCAGGGGTGGACTCCTACCGTGATGTGCCGGGCAGTGTGGACGTGCTGCCAGCAGAGGTGCGGCGCGGGGTTCTGGGGGAGAATTGGGCGCGGTGGATGACGCGGTATTTGTGA
- a CDS encoding peptidoglycan DD-metalloendopeptidase family protein, whose product MPDRSRPNSASLALTLLASLSISAHAAPLVPDPAALLLPAPAVRLERDETAPTLLIVTDTRQTSAAVARRYGVPAQDVDLLPTTERGVRVRRVTLAPQQSAAVPVRPASVIDYTVRPGETLDLVARRHRLTLIELLGANLERESLDDLKAGEIVRVPTAETGVLVRIKPGQTALSLIAGYGADLQATAQANSVLPTELRVGDEVLLPGILAEDFHEQLVERRENEEKAEAEARILAQYTRFTQWKKDRERARLQERYAKQAKYEAYLAFKQSQERARLEQRYANQAKYEAYLAWKTSPERQSIIAAYQRQVQFEAAQAARRAREREAQQQAAANRAAAITTATSSNIGRDANRVTAGGGLSWPMRSYRLTSRYAERDIPFHQQVFHGGIDLAAPTGTPIYAAASGSVTQSGYGAYGLNVFTDNGNSTLVYGHMSRTAVSAGQTVSRGQLIGYVGCSGICTGPHLHFEIRLGGQTVDPLALLP is encoded by the coding sequence GTGCCTGACCGTTCCCGCCCCAATTCAGCCTCTCTCGCCCTGACCCTGCTCGCGTCGTTGTCCATCTCTGCCCACGCCGCGCCGCTTGTTCCCGATCCCGCCGCACTGCTGTTGCCCGCGCCAGCCGTGCGCCTGGAGCGCGACGAAACCGCACCAACCCTCCTGATCGTGACCGACACCCGCCAGACCTCGGCGGCAGTGGCCCGGCGCTACGGCGTGCCCGCACAGGACGTAGACCTGCTGCCGACCACCGAGCGAGGTGTGCGCGTGCGCCGCGTCACACTGGCCCCGCAGCAGTCTGCCGCCGTCCCAGTGCGGCCCGCGTCGGTCATCGACTACACCGTTCGGCCGGGCGAAACTCTTGATTTGGTGGCCCGCCGTCACCGCCTGACCCTGATTGAACTGCTGGGGGCAAACCTAGAGCGCGAAAGTTTAGATGACCTGAAAGCAGGCGAAATCGTGCGCGTGCCCACCGCCGAGACGGGCGTCCTCGTGCGGATCAAGCCCGGTCAAACCGCCCTGTCCCTGATCGCAGGCTACGGCGCAGACCTTCAGGCCACCGCGCAGGCCAACAGTGTCCTGCCCACCGAACTCCGGGTCGGAGACGAAGTTTTGTTGCCCGGCATTTTGGCCGAAGATTTTCACGAACAACTGGTGGAACGCCGCGAGAACGAGGAAAAAGCCGAGGCCGAGGCCCGGATTCTGGCCCAGTACACCCGCTTCACGCAGTGGAAAAAAGACCGCGAACGTGCCCGCCTGCAGGAAAGGTACGCGAAGCAAGCCAAGTATGAAGCGTACCTTGCCTTCAAACAGAGCCAAGAACGCGCCCGCTTGGAGCAGCGCTACGCCAACCAAGCCAAATACGAGGCGTACCTTGCGTGGAAAACCAGTCCGGAGCGCCAGAGCATCATTGCCGCCTATCAGCGTCAGGTGCAGTTCGAAGCGGCGCAGGCTGCCCGCCGCGCCCGCGAGCGAGAAGCCCAGCAGCAGGCCGCCGCCAACCGCGCCGCTGCGATTACCACTGCCACAAGTTCCAACATAGGCCGGGATGCCAACCGCGTGACGGCGGGCGGCGGCCTCAGCTGGCCCATGCGCTCCTATCGCCTCACCAGCCGCTACGCCGAGCGCGATATTCCCTTCCATCAGCAGGTGTTTCACGGCGGCATCGATCTGGCCGCACCGACGGGCACGCCCATCTACGCGGCGGCCAGCGGGAGCGTCACTCAAAGCGGCTACGGCGCTTACGGCCTGAACGTGTTCACCGACAACGGCAATTCAACGCTGGTCTACGGCCACATGAGCCGCACCGCCGTTTCTGCGGGCCAAACGGTGTCACGCGGCCAACTCATCGGCTACGTGGGCTGCTCCGGCATCTGCACTGGGCCTCACCTGCACTTCGAAATTCGGCTGGGCGGCCAGACGGTTGATCCACTGGCGCTGCTGCCATGA
- a CDS encoding NlpC/P60 family protein, producing the protein MTAAPTLDPRLHAYDPERRLAEASLEGQVEGEDWRWLTAKAGWAGNARLSLRAAPDEGAEQVSEALPGEAVSVLWREAGWAWVKTGHDRYPGWVRAAGVLNGFPTGETLTVTALRAHAYARPKVSAPLVAELCFGAVVVQDSGESVTEGGRVWRPVLLPDGAAAWVQAVCFLPVAGGDVADFALRFLEVPYVWGGRSAWGLDCSGLSQLAYAAFGRAMARDADLQQVELTAVAEPIRGDLAFFPGHVGIMLDERRMVHANATHMRVTVETFGEGDYGTRLAASCKGFGRWTV; encoded by the coding sequence ATGACTGCTGCACCCACCCTAGACCCGCGCCTGCACGCTTACGACCCCGAACGCCGCTTGGCCGAAGCCAGTTTGGAGGGCCAGGTGGAAGGCGAGGATTGGCGTTGGCTGACGGCAAAAGCGGGCTGGGCCGGGAATGCCCGCCTGAGCCTGCGGGCCGCGCCGGATGAGGGGGCCGAGCAGGTCAGCGAGGCCTTGCCGGGTGAAGCGGTGTCGGTGCTGTGGCGGGAAGCAGGCTGGGCGTGGGTCAAAACCGGACACGACAGGTATCCGGGCTGGGTGCGGGCGGCGGGGGTGCTGAACGGGTTTCCTACCGGAGAAACACTGACAGTCACGGCCTTACGTGCCCATGCGTATGCCCGCCCAAAGGTCAGTGCGCCCCTCGTGGCTGAGCTGTGTTTCGGGGCCGTGGTGGTGCAGGACAGCGGCGAGAGCGTAACGGAAGGGGGCCGGGTATGGCGGCCTGTGCTCCTGCCGGACGGCGCGGCGGCGTGGGTGCAGGCGGTGTGCTTTTTGCCTGTGGCGGGCGGTGATGTGGCCGACTTTGCGCTGCGTTTTCTGGAGGTTCCGTATGTTTGGGGCGGGCGTTCTGCGTGGGGACTGGATTGTTCGGGACTGTCGCAGTTGGCCTATGCGGCGTTTGGCCGGGCCATGGCGCGTGACGCCGACTTGCAGCAAGTGGAACTGACGGCAGTGGCTGAGCCGATACGTGGCGATCTGGCGTTTTTTCCCGGTCACGTGGGCATCATGCTGGACGAACGGCGCATGGTACACGCCAACGCGACGCATATGCGGGTCACGGTGGAAACGTTTGGGGAGGGCGACTACGGCACGCGCTTGGCGGCGAGTTGCAAGGGGTTCGGGCGGTGGACGGTTTGA
- the pdxS gene encoding pyridoxal 5'-phosphate synthase lyase subunit PdxS, which produces MTDSQTGSSQTGTQQIKQGFAEMFKGGVIMDVVTADQARIAEAAGATAVMALERVPADIRKDGGVARMSDPSMIKEIIAAVTIPVMAKARIGHIVEAQILQALGVDFIDESEVLTPADDQFHILKHGFKVPFVCGAKNLGEALRRIGEGASMIRTKGEAGTGNVIEAVRHARTILGEIRAIQTRPPEELMTVARDLQAPYDLIQYVHAHGKLPVVNFAAGGIATPADAALMMHLGLDGVFVGSGIFKSDNPERRAHAIVKAVTHFDNPDMLAEISENLGAPMTGINIDDLIPAERLASRGW; this is translated from the coding sequence ATGACCGACTCCCAGACTGGCTCTTCTCAAACGGGCACGCAGCAGATCAAGCAAGGCTTTGCCGAGATGTTCAAGGGGGGCGTGATCATGGACGTGGTCACCGCCGATCAGGCCCGAATTGCCGAGGCTGCCGGAGCAACTGCCGTGATGGCCCTGGAGCGCGTGCCCGCCGACATCCGCAAAGACGGTGGCGTGGCCCGCATGAGCGACCCCTCCATGATCAAGGAAATCATCGCCGCAGTTACGATTCCGGTGATGGCCAAGGCCCGCATCGGTCACATCGTGGAAGCGCAGATTTTGCAGGCGCTCGGCGTGGATTTCATCGACGAATCCGAAGTGCTGACCCCCGCCGACGACCAGTTCCATATCCTCAAGCACGGCTTCAAAGTGCCCTTCGTGTGCGGAGCCAAGAACCTCGGAGAAGCCCTGCGCCGCATCGGAGAAGGCGCTTCCATGATCCGCACCAAAGGCGAGGCCGGAACCGGCAACGTGATCGAGGCCGTGCGCCACGCCCGTACCATCCTGGGCGAGATCCGCGCCATCCAGACCCGCCCGCCCGAAGAACTGATGACAGTGGCCCGCGACCTTCAGGCTCCCTACGACCTGATTCAGTACGTCCACGCGCACGGCAAACTGCCCGTCGTCAACTTCGCTGCGGGCGGCATCGCCACCCCCGCCGACGCCGCCCTGATGATGCACCTCGGTCTGGACGGCGTCTTCGTGGGCAGCGGGATCTTCAAGAGCGATAATCCCGAACGCCGCGCCCACGCCATCGTGAAGGCCGTGACCCACTTCGATAACCCCGATATGCTGGCCGAAATCAGCGAAAACCTCGGCGCACCCATGACCGGCATCAATATCGACGACCTGATCCCCGCCGAGCGTCTGGCGTCTCGCGGCTGGTAA
- a CDS encoding DHCW motif cupin fold protein, translating to MQLTDIPFGVTDWATIAATHHPGERGAATWRTQYFGPAENQTRVRMVDYSPGYTADHWCSKGHVLLVLEGQLLTELEDGRTFTLRTGMSYQVADGAEAHRSSTGTVGARLFIVD from the coding sequence ATGCAACTCACCGATATTCCGTTTGGCGTGACCGACTGGGCCACCATTGCCGCCACACACCACCCCGGCGAACGTGGGGCGGCCACGTGGCGCACGCAGTATTTTGGCCCTGCCGAGAATCAGACGCGGGTGCGAATGGTGGACTACAGCCCCGGTTACACGGCAGACCATTGGTGCAGCAAAGGCCACGTGCTGCTGGTGCTGGAAGGCCAGTTGCTGACCGAGCTTGAAGATGGCCGCACCTTTACTCTCCGCACAGGCATGAGCTATCAGGTGGCCGACGGCGCAGAGGCCCACCGCTCCAGCACGGGGACAGTGGGCGCGAGGTTGTTTATCGTGGACTGA